A stretch of DNA from Brevibacillus ruminantium:
CTCTTTTGGATGGCTCTCCATACGCCTTTAGAGATAACGGAAAGACACCACCACCAGTTTGACCCCTTTCCGGATGACCAGCGGGTTCTTCCTTTTGGCAGCGGGGCCAGTGTTTTTTACAATTATGTCGACCTGCGCTTCCACAACCCCACCCAACAGACATTTCAACTGCGCGTGTGGCTGACTGACAAGCATCTGAAAGGTGCCATTTTTTCCGATCAGCTCTGGCCTTTTTCCTATCACCTGGAAGAGCGAAACCACCAGTTTCTTCAGCAGGCAGCAAAGAACTATCGCCGCAATGAGATATGGCGGTTGGTGTACGATAAACAAACGGGAAACCGGATTTCGGAGGAGCTGATGATCCGCAATTTCTCCGAGGTCAAATACAATCTGGACGATCTGCCGCCCATCCTTCACGGATGATGCGCTCAGCCGCTCTCCTCCGCTGCTCAGGCGCCTGTCTTGTAGGGAACCTGCGGCACGAAAGCTGCTCCCTTATGTTTTCCGATCCACGTCAGTTCTGCCTGGGCGAGGCGCTCGAAATTTTCGGCCACATGGATATCTCCTTCGGCTCTCCAGCCCGCAATGATGGGATACAGCGGGATGAAGTAGCCGTTAATAAACCACATGTCAAACAGCAGATCAGGGTGCACCAGACCGTTTTTGTGCAGCACTCCCACCATTTCAAAAAAACCATACAGGGTCACGAATTGGGTAAAACCTTCACTTCCCCGCGGATTCGACTGAATAAAGGATTCATAGGTCCAGACTTCATCCCGAAATGTGACTGAAAACCATTTTTTCGCCTCGCGCAGCCGCTCTGATTCAAACTGATCGTACAGCTTCAATACAATGTCAGCATCCTGATAGGTAGGAATCATGTTGACTCGCCACTTCCTTTTCCTTTGAAATGAATATCCTTCCATTATTATCCATGTTCGCCCATTTGTCTATGGTCCAGATCATGAGGCAAAGAGCAGGCGTTCAATCCCCCGAAGAGGGGGGCGTTTTTCACAGAAAAACAGTTACAGAGAGGTTCTTCTAGTGAATCGCCTCCTGTAACTGCTTTTCGGTTTGTCCGTCATGCTGAATAATGGTTTCGAGCTCTTCACGTGACAACTGGTTCACGACACGTATAAATTGCTCAGCAAGCTCACTGTCAAACTGTGTGCCAGCACCGCGTCTGATCTCCTGCAATGCATCTTCTACCGGGAGGCCTTTGCGATAGGGCCTGTCCGCTACCATGGCATCAAACGCATCGGAAATCGCCAAAATTCGGGCCATAAGCGGAATATCCAATCCCTTCAAGCCATCCGGATATCCTTTTCCATCAATCCGTTCGTGGTGGGAGCGGATGGCAGGCAACAGCTCATGAAACATCCCTGCCTGCAATATGATCTCATATCCAATCACCGTATGCTGCTTGATCTTGTCGTATTCCTCTGGTGTTAATTTCCCTTTTTTATTGAGAATCTCATCTGCGATGCCAATTTTACCGATGTCATGCAAGATTCCGCCGAAATATATTTCTTCCACTTTATCCGAGGGCAGGCCGATCGCACGGGCAATTTCGCGCCCCCAATATGCAACGCGCTGGGAATGTCCGCTGGTGTAGTGATCGCGGGCATCGATGGAAGCGGCCATCGTCGTGAGGAATCTATGGTTGAAGGTTTTGATTTCTTCTACTTTCTGTTGCAGCTTTTGCACACTGCTATAGTAATGATGGAAAACGTAGCTGATGGTCACAAACGCTGCCATCATGGGAATCAACGGCATTAGACCGTATGATTCAACCAGACGGGAGCCTACCCCGGCCAGGATCAGCAGCAGCAAATACGTAGAAGTAAAACCCTTTGCCATTTCCTTAATGGTCCCAACCCAGTCTTTATTATAAAAATAGGAAATTCCCAATCCGCATAAAACCAAATTTACGAACCAATAAACGAGTGCCAAAAACAGATCAGAGAGAATGGGAGAAACCGAATCAAACGTGATGAGCCAGTCTTTTAACGCACCGACTGTCCATATGGTCATAACCAGCTGACCGATATTCACCGCCGCTTTGACCGGATTTACTCTTACCAAAAAGGCAATAATCAATGCCTCGATAACTGCACACCAAACGCCAATCCATGTGCCAAACAGCAAAATACCCGAGAAAATGACGGCATTGTTTACCGTCAGAATCGTATTGGATAACCGTACCGGGGTAAAGGTTGAAAGAATGGTAAGGAGAGTATAGGCAACTAATACTCCCCAGTGTTCGCGTGACTGCCATTCAAACAAGGATGAGTAAAGAATCAGAATGGCAGCCACAACAAATCCAATTTGAACAACAATACCCTTTGTCATTCTTTGCAGGCTAACTTTTGGTTGCATAACTTTTACCTTCTCGAAGTTGTAATAGCGAGATTGGCTTATTCATCAGCCGTTGAACAAGTAAAAATGCCCCCAGCATGATGAAGATATCGCCGATACTGATCACCCGCGGAATGATCGAAGGCATGTAAATCACATCCGTCAAAAACGGAAGATTGGAGCTTTCCGTCAATACACTGTGTTTAAAGTTGGTGCCATTAATGACCGGCTCCAAATCATAGGGCAATCGTTTGGCCTGCTCCAGATCAATCGGCATTTTTCCGCGATTGCTCCAAATCGCAAGCGCATTCAAAAACCAGCCCACCATAAAAATTCGCATGTCCTCAAATTGGCGATTAAACAAGAAAAATCCCAAAATGAGCACATAGGAAATCGATATGAAGATTCCGCTCAAAGAGGGAAAGAACGCAGCGCAAGCTTGCAGCACCAAACTTCCAATCAGCAGCCCTACTTTGTAGAATTTGGGCAATTCCTTTATTCTTCCGCCCCGAATCAAGGCAACAAGAAAAGAAACACAAATCACATCCAAAAGCATGTAACTTTCCTCCAAAGTTTAAGAAAAAACACCACTCAACCAAGCGGTGTTTCTTCCAAAAAGTTATTAGCCGATGTGGAAGTTTGCCGATGTAGCAGCTACAATTGCAACTACCATCATGATACCTACGAACCATTTTTTCATAGCCTTTTCCCTCCCCTTTTTATAATGGAGAAAGTCGGATTCGCTACTTGCTTCTGCAAGGACCAAGCGACCAAATAAAGCCCTTGCATGCCTTTCCCCTTGCATAAAAAGGGGGCGGATTCGCTACTGGCTCCATACAGACCAAGCGACCAGATACAGTCTGTACTTCTTCGCTCCTTCTTTGCCTACATTTTACACGAAAATGACAATTTTCGGCAATGGTAGATTCCTAGTCTATTAGCTTCAATTGCAGCTAGGAATAAGTGCCTAGAACTATATCCTTACAACAGCCGCCAAAACTGCTTTCTGTGCATGCAATCTGTTTTCTGCCTGATCGAACACCACGGAGTTCGATCCGTCGATTACACTGGCTGACACCTCTTCCTCCCGGTGAGCCGGCAGGCAGTGCAGGAACAGATAATCCGGCTTGGCGTGACTGACCAGCTCATCGTTTACCTGATAAGCTGCGAAATTCTTCAAGCGTTGTTCGTTCTCTTCCTCAAAGCCCATGCTGGTCCAGACATCCGTGTAGACCACGTCTGCGTCTTGCACCGCTTCCACAGGGTCGTTCGTGACGAGCAGCGCTCCTCCGTTTGCCGCGGCATACACTTTTGCCTTCTCCAGAATTTCTGCATTCATTTCATACCCAGGCGGGGTTGCCACCCGGACATCCAGGCCCAGCAGTGCCCCCGCCAGCACCAGCGAATTGGCCACGTTGTTTCCGTCTCCCACATAGGCCAGCTTGATTCCTTTCAGCTTGCCTTTATGCTCCCAGATGGTCAGCATGTCTGCCAATGCCTGGCAGGGGTGAAACTCGTCTGTCAAGCCGTTGATGATCGGGATGGTGGCATGTTCAGCCAACTCCTCGACACCAGCGTGGGAAAAGGTGCGAATCATAATGACATCGACATAGCGGGACATGACCTTGGCTGTGTCGCTAATCGGCTCGCCCCGGCCCAGCTGCAGTTCCTTTCCGCTCATAAACATAGCCATGCCGCCCAACTGATGCATGCCCACCTCAAAAGAAACACGTGTGCGTGTCGAAGCCTTGTCAAAAATCATGCCCATCGTTTTGCCCAGCAGCGGCTGGTACGGCTGGCCGTTTTTTTGCAATTTCTTGATATGGGCTGCCAGCTCCAGCAGCTGCATCAGCTCTTCTCCGCTGAACTCGTCGATTCTGAGCAGATCTTTTCCTTTAAAGCTGGCCCACTGCACGTTTGGAAAGTGATCCAATATCTTCACAGACTGCATTGCCTGCACCTCTTTTCTCCGAAATAGCTTTCACGTACAAATCAAAGGTATCACTCGAGGTAAACAAGGGGACTCCTTGCTGCATCACGCGGCTGCGCAGGGCAAATCCCCGACGCCCGCGCTGGTTTCCTTTGGTGGCGGTGATGAGGGCAAACGCTGCCGTCTCTTCCTGTACCAGCTCCACCAGCTGCTGTTCATCCTGAATGATCCTGGACACATGATACCCCTGTTCCTTTAGCCAAGCTGCTGTTCCCGGCGTCGCTGCCCAAACCGCCCCCAGCTCCTGCATGCGGGTGAGCGCAGGCAAAAGACGGTCCGTTTTATCTGCATCTGCCAGAGAGAGCAAGCAAACCTGACCTTCTTGCCACTCCGCAAAAATGTTATCTTTATAGGCAAACGCCTTGCCCGCCGCCTCTGCAAAAGAAGCTCCCAGCCCCAAGACTTCACCGGTCGACTTCATTTCCGGCCCGAGGACGGGGTCCACACCCGTCAGCTTCACTGTAGAAAACACCGGCCCTTTCACCACTGCAAACGGAATATCAGGCAGCAGCCCTGTTCCGAAGCCCATTTCGCTCAGCTTTTCCCCAAGCTGCGCCCGGACAGCGAGCTCCACCATCGGGATTCCCGTCACTTTGCTGGTTATCGGCACCGTACGCGAAGCACGAGGGTTTACCTCGAGGACGTACACCGTGTTCTCATTGATGACAAACTGGATGTTGATCAAGCCCACCGCACTCATTTCGCGGCCAATCGCTTCCGTATAGCGTGCGATTGTTTCTTTGCACGATTCGGACAAATACGGCGCCGGAAACAGTGCGATACTGTCGCCCGAGTGAATCCCGGCCTTTTCAACATGCTGGAAGACACCGGGAATCAGTACCGATTCGCCATCACAGATCGCGTCTACCTCTGCCTCCATGCCTGGCAGATACTTGTCAACGAGCAGCGGAAAAAAGGCTTCGCTGTTTGGATGATGCAGCCACTCGTTGATGGTTGCCGTCAGTTCCTGCTGATCCTGCACGACTACCATGCCCTGACCCCCGATGACGTAGGAGGGACGCATCAGCACCGGATAGCCGATGGTGTCGGCTGCGGCCACCGCTTCCTCCAGTGTGGAGACACCTTTGCCAGGGATATGCGGGATGTCCAGCTTTCTCAACATCGTGTAAAAGAGCTCCCTGTCCTCTGCCCTTTCGATCGCTTCCAGCTTGGTCCCCAGCACGGCCAGCCCCGCTGCTTCCAGCTTCGCTGCCAGATTGATGGCCGTTTGCCCGCCAAACTGCACCATCACCCCGTCCACCTGCTCATGTTCTGCCACTTGGAGGACATCTTCAATGTGCAGGGGCTCGAAATAGAGATGATCGGCTGTCGCATAATCGGTACTCACCGTCTCCGGATTGTTGTTCACCACGACAGCCGCGATGCCTTTTGCCTGCAAAGCCTTGGCCGCGTGAACGGAACAGTAGTCGAATTCGATGCCCTGACCGATGCGGATCGGTCCTGACCCGAGCACCAGCACTTTTTTCCCGGTCAGAGGCTCTACCTCATCGACACCATGCCAATCTGAGTAGTAATATGGCGTCTGTGCGTCGAATTCTGCTGCACAGGTATCGACAATCTTATACAGCGGCACGATTCCGTGCTGCTGGCGAAGCTGCTTCACTTCCGCCGCTGTGCGTCCGCTCAATGCAGCAATCGTCTCGTCTGCAAAGCCGCGCTTCTTGGCTTCTCGGAGCAGCTCCGCCGGGAGATCTGCGCTTTCGGCCAGCTTTTTCTCCAAAGAAACGATTTTGCTCAGGCTTCTCAGGAAAAAGGGATCGATCCCCGTCAACTGATGCAGCTCTTCCTCAGAAAAGCCTTGGCGAATTGCTTCCGCCAGAGCGAATAAACGGATATCTGTAGCTTCTTGCACAAGCGTGGTTAACGTATCCTTGTCACATGCCGCAAGCTCAGAACGTGACAGATGTGTGCAGCCAAGCTCCAGGGAGCGGACGGCTTTCAGCAGACCCGCCTCGAGGTTGCGGGCAATCGCCATCACTTCACCGGTTGCTTTCATCTGTGTGCCCAGCAGTCTGTCTGCTAGCGGGAACTTGTCAAAAGGCCAGCGCGGTATCTTTACCACGATATAATCGAGCGTCGGCTCGAAGCTGGCGTAGGTGTATCCGGTAATCGGGTTTACGACTTCATCCAGCCGATAGCCCAGCGCCAGTTTGGCCGCGATCCGGGCAATCGGGTAGCCCGTAGCTTTGGAGGCCAGGGCACTGGAGCGGCTGACACGCGGATTGACCTCGATCAGGTAATAGCGGTCTGAATGGGGGTCCAGCGCAAACTGGATA
This window harbors:
- a CDS encoding DUF4760 domain-containing protein, which produces MIPTYQDADIVLKLYDQFESERLREAKKWFSVTFRDEVWTYESFIQSNPRGSEGFTQFVTLYGFFEMVGVLHKNGLVHPDLLFDMWFINGYFIPLYPIIAGWRAEGDIHVAENFERLAQAELTWIGKHKGAAFVPQVPYKTGA
- the carB gene encoding carbamoyl-phosphate synthase (glutamine-hydrolyzing) large subunit, whose product is MPKLAHIQKVLVIGSGPIVIGQAAEFDYAGAQACLSLQEAGVKVVLVNNNPATIMTDEQVADKVYLEPLTLRSLTSIIAKERPDGLLPTLGGQTGLNLAVSLAEAGVLEQYGVELLGTPLDAIQNGEDRELFKQLMQQIGEPVPESATVETVEDAVSFAESIGYPVIVRPAYTLGGAGGGIAENEQILRQVAASGIAASPIHQVLIERSVKGWKEIEYEVMRDASDTCIIVCNMENLDPVGIHTGDSIVVAPSQTLTDRQYQMLRSVSTKVIRSLGVVGGCNIQFALDPHSDRYYLIEVNPRVSRSSALASKATGYPIARIAAKLALGYRLDEVVNPITGYTYASFEPTLDYIVVKIPRWPFDKFPLADRLLGTQMKATGEVMAIARNLEAGLLKAVRSLELGCTHLSRSELAACDKDTLTTLVQEATDIRLFALAEAIRQGFSEEELHQLTGIDPFFLRSLSKIVSLEKKLAESADLPAELLREAKKRGFADETIAALSGRTAAEVKQLRQQHGIVPLYKIVDTCAAEFDAQTPYYYSDWHGVDEVEPLTGKKVLVLGSGPIRIGQGIEFDYCSVHAAKALQAKGIAAVVVNNNPETVSTDYATADHLYFEPLHIEDVLQVAEHEQVDGVMVQFGGQTAINLAAKLEAAGLAVLGTKLEAIERAEDRELFYTMLRKLDIPHIPGKGVSTLEEAVAAADTIGYPVLMRPSYVIGGQGMVVVQDQQELTATINEWLHHPNSEAFFPLLVDKYLPGMEAEVDAICDGESVLIPGVFQHVEKAGIHSGDSIALFPAPYLSESCKETIARYTEAIGREMSAVGLINIQFVINENTVYVLEVNPRASRTVPITSKVTGIPMVELAVRAQLGEKLSEMGFGTGLLPDIPFAVVKGPVFSTVKLTGVDPVLGPEMKSTGEVLGLGASFAEAAGKAFAYKDNIFAEWQEGQVCLLSLADADKTDRLLPALTRMQELGAVWAATPGTAAWLKEQGYHVSRIIQDEQQLVELVQEETAAFALITATKGNQRGRRGFALRSRVMQQGVPLFTSSDTFDLYVKAISEKRGAGNAVCEDIGSLSKRAVGQL
- a CDS encoding VanW family protein, with amino-acid sequence MKLSRIHPVFYHLRVAQKRLGRQLSDRFGGTRFARQQADTTKYTYSCKKHQSLLRRKLGQSDPRLQENKIMNLQLAIPALDGLLIQPGETFSFWQRVGKTTAEKGYVEGLLLSQGEVTTGIGGGLCQLANLLFWMALHTPLEITERHHHQFDPFPDDQRVLPFGSGASVFYNYVDLRFHNPTQQTFQLRVWLTDKHLKGAIFSDQLWPFSYHLEERNHQFLQQAAKNYRRNEIWRLVYDKQTGNRISEELMIRNFSEVKYNLDDLPPILHG
- a CDS encoding DUF5317 domain-containing protein, with the protein product MLLDVICVSFLVALIRGGRIKELPKFYKVGLLIGSLVLQACAAFFPSLSGIFISISYVLILGFFLFNRQFEDMRIFMVGWFLNALAIWSNRGKMPIDLEQAKRLPYDLEPVINGTNFKHSVLTESSNLPFLTDVIYMPSIIPRVISIGDIFIMLGAFLLVQRLMNKPISLLQLREGKSYATKS
- the argF gene encoding ornithine carbamoyltransferase — encoded protein: MQSVKILDHFPNVQWASFKGKDLLRIDEFSGEELMQLLELAAHIKKLQKNGQPYQPLLGKTMGMIFDKASTRTRVSFEVGMHQLGGMAMFMSGKELQLGRGEPISDTAKVMSRYVDVIMIRTFSHAGVEELAEHATIPIINGLTDEFHPCQALADMLTIWEHKGKLKGIKLAYVGDGNNVANSLVLAGALLGLDVRVATPPGYEMNAEILEKAKVYAAANGGALLVTNDPVEAVQDADVVYTDVWTSMGFEEENEQRLKNFAAYQVNDELVSHAKPDYLFLHCLPAHREEEVSASVIDGSNSVVFDQAENRLHAQKAVLAAVVRI
- a CDS encoding HD-GYP domain-containing protein, whose amino-acid sequence is MQPKVSLQRMTKGIVVQIGFVVAAILILYSSLFEWQSREHWGVLVAYTLLTILSTFTPVRLSNTILTVNNAVIFSGILLFGTWIGVWCAVIEALIIAFLVRVNPVKAAVNIGQLVMTIWTVGALKDWLITFDSVSPILSDLFLALVYWFVNLVLCGLGISYFYNKDWVGTIKEMAKGFTSTYLLLLILAGVGSRLVESYGLMPLIPMMAAFVTISYVFHHYYSSVQKLQQKVEEIKTFNHRFLTTMAASIDARDHYTSGHSQRVAYWGREIARAIGLPSDKVEEIYFGGILHDIGKIGIADEILNKKGKLTPEEYDKIKQHTVIGYEIILQAGMFHELLPAIRSHHERIDGKGYPDGLKGLDIPLMARILAISDAFDAMVADRPYRKGLPVEDALQEIRRGAGTQFDSELAEQFIRVVNQLSREELETIIQHDGQTEKQLQEAIH